One genomic region from Alteromonas pelagimontana encodes:
- a CDS encoding TonB-dependent siderophore receptor codes for MKTHRFFASSALATAISIALTASGYAQEQKAPVTDIEQIEVVQQRQPYRGDVPLKSMPQSIDVVSGELLSAAGIDDLQNALDFTSGVARQNSFGGLWDSFAIRGFAGDDNLPSGYLVNGFSAGRGYSGRRDTSNIQEIEVLKGPGSALYGRSEPGGTINIITKKPQFIEEGYLQASAGSYDVYRLEGDYTNAINADVAFRVNGAYEDAGSFRDTVTSKKLSLTPSLLYRINTDTSVLYELELLDQEAPFDRGIVVLEDNADAVSIKNFYGEPNDDPMEIKGTGHQLTLQHRLNAIWNLQVGLSYRDSSFEGYSTEVELSDSRQLLYVDGKTLSRQRRYRDYDATDLSARLEISGTVEAAGMAHHILIGGDAYDYQLDQIQQRWRTNAGVGDATYSVDLHHPQYGQEPPDTAPLWDQREEQNAYGIYIQDQVDISERWKIAGGLRFDDYEKDYFNFLAGSETLQSQTAISPRIGVVYEASSFYTIYANYSEGFRPNSGTDINGNAFAPEESQSYETGVKFNNTDESLNGTLALFHAQKTNVLTTDPVNLGYTAALGEAESQGVELDLSAYISANTSLTLAYAYVNAETSNDMTNIDWGVEIPAGSRLINVPKNKINLTAIHYLDVAGNDAQIGASITYVGDRLGDTIAPDYILPSYTTVRLFGGINLTEKWEISAAIDNLLDKEYYSNSYSALWTQPGSPLTAKLSVKYGF; via the coding sequence ATGAAAACCCACCGTTTCTTTGCCTCATCCGCACTGGCTACCGCAATTTCTATTGCGTTAACGGCAAGTGGCTACGCTCAGGAGCAGAAAGCACCCGTCACGGATATTGAACAAATTGAAGTGGTACAGCAACGTCAGCCTTACCGGGGGGATGTACCGCTTAAATCAATGCCGCAGTCGATTGATGTGGTATCTGGAGAATTACTAAGTGCTGCGGGTATTGATGACTTGCAAAACGCATTAGATTTTACCAGCGGTGTCGCGCGCCAAAACAGCTTTGGCGGTCTTTGGGACAGCTTTGCAATTCGCGGTTTTGCCGGCGACGACAACCTGCCTTCGGGTTATCTGGTAAATGGCTTTAGCGCTGGCAGAGGCTATAGTGGCCGCCGGGATACTTCCAATATTCAGGAAATAGAAGTACTAAAAGGTCCAGGTTCTGCACTTTACGGCCGCAGTGAACCCGGTGGAACCATTAACATCATCACCAAAAAGCCTCAGTTTATTGAGGAAGGCTACCTTCAAGCCTCAGCTGGCAGCTATGATGTTTATCGTCTGGAGGGAGATTACACTAACGCCATTAATGCCGACGTCGCCTTTCGTGTAAACGGCGCTTACGAAGACGCGGGAAGTTTTCGCGATACCGTGACCAGTAAAAAACTGTCGCTAACACCGTCTCTGCTGTATCGCATAAACACTGACACCAGCGTGCTATACGAGCTTGAACTATTGGATCAGGAAGCGCCTTTTGACCGTGGTATTGTGGTGCTTGAGGATAACGCCGATGCGGTATCTATCAAAAACTTTTACGGCGAACCTAATGATGACCCTATGGAAATTAAGGGCACTGGACATCAATTAACCTTACAACATCGTTTGAATGCTATTTGGAACCTACAGGTTGGGCTGAGTTATCGCGACTCTTCCTTTGAAGGTTATTCGACAGAAGTGGAGTTGTCGGATAGTCGGCAACTGCTTTATGTTGATGGCAAAACGCTCTCGCGACAGCGTCGTTATCGCGATTATGATGCTACCGATCTTTCTGCACGACTGGAAATTAGTGGCACTGTTGAAGCTGCAGGAATGGCACATCATATTTTAATAGGTGGCGATGCCTACGATTATCAGCTTGATCAGATTCAACAGCGCTGGCGCACCAACGCTGGTGTTGGGGATGCCACCTATTCTGTTGATTTACACCATCCGCAGTACGGGCAGGAGCCGCCGGACACCGCCCCGCTTTGGGACCAGCGCGAGGAGCAAAATGCCTACGGCATATATATTCAGGATCAAGTTGATATTTCAGAACGCTGGAAAATAGCAGGCGGTCTGCGGTTTGACGATTATGAGAAAGATTATTTTAATTTTCTTGCCGGTTCAGAAACCCTGCAGTCGCAAACTGCCATCAGTCCGCGCATAGGTGTGGTTTACGAAGCTTCTTCATTCTATACAATTTATGCAAACTATTCAGAAGGCTTCAGACCCAATTCTGGCACTGACATTAACGGTAATGCTTTCGCGCCCGAGGAAAGCCAATCTTACGAAACCGGCGTAAAATTCAATAACACAGATGAGAGCCTAAACGGTACCCTTGCTTTATTTCACGCCCAAAAAACCAACGTTCTCACCACTGACCCGGTTAATTTAGGCTATACGGCAGCGTTAGGTGAGGCAGAAAGTCAGGGGGTGGAACTTGACCTCAGCGCTTACATAAGCGCCAATACTTCGCTGACACTGGCTTATGCTTACGTCAATGCCGAAACTTCAAACGATATGACTAATATTGACTGGGGCGTTGAGATACCGGCGGGAAGCCGATTGATTAATGTCCCCAAAAATAAAATCAATCTTACTGCCATTCATTATCTGGATGTTGCAGGTAATGACGCTCAAATCGGCGCAAGCATCACCTATGTGGGAGACCGATTAGGTGACACCATTGCCCCAGATTACATTTTGCCAAGTTATACTACCGTGCGGTTGTTCGGGGGAATAAATTTGACGGAAAAGTGGGAAATCAGTGCAGCTATCGACAATCTTTTGGATAAAGAATACTACTCCAACTCTTACTCCGCCTTATGGACCCAACCTGGTAGCCCTCTGACAGCAAAACTTAGCGTTAAATATGGGTTTTAA
- a CDS encoding MerC domain-containing protein produces MKKLQLLGDKFAIFLSSLCIVHCLLFPIILVFLPPLAGLIAVDHDAFHQLLLFFVIPVGLIALTMGYLHHRNIGVFMIGLTGLVFLGSLSFIDHEALGEPRETIWTVIASCTIAFGHIRNYQLRRQHACAPSDSQVPSKS; encoded by the coding sequence ATGAAAAAACTTCAGCTTCTGGGCGACAAATTCGCCATATTCCTATCATCGCTTTGCATCGTCCATTGTTTGTTGTTTCCTATTATTTTGGTTTTTCTACCGCCTTTGGCTGGGCTGATTGCCGTTGATCATGACGCTTTTCACCAGCTACTGCTTTTCTTTGTAATACCAGTGGGGTTGATAGCCCTAACGATGGGGTATTTGCACCACCGCAATATCGGCGTCTTTATGATTGGCTTGACTGGGTTGGTGTTTCTTGGCAGCTTGTCGTTTATCGATCACGAGGCGCTGGGGGAACCAAGGGAAACTATCTGGACGGTTATCGCTTCCTGTACTATCGCCTTCGGACACATCCGCAATTACCAACTTCGTCGACAGCACGCATGTGCACCTTCTGATTCACAGGTACCAAGTAAATCATGA
- a CDS encoding TonB-dependent receptor yields the protein MRRKTRMAALISALLPAVAMAQSIEGVVNNSSGKAVAGATVEIEGTKFKTKTDENGRFLLENLTANVNEFHIFASGYAHLHQEIAVAQDGSKEVTLTLKRSPIEVVDVVASPMHMSIMESASPVSVLAGETLRRQQASTLGDSLEKLPGVHTNFHANVASTPVIRGLSGPRVLIAQNGLDVSDVSRVGPDHSVATEASTAQQIEVLRGPATLFYGSGAIGGVVNVVDGRVPPDTTTRGEWLLETNSVDDKKLASFNITTGTETIGVYADGYWRESNDYDVPVAPELDNHEQQDFVVKNSGEKSNGVTLGVSKLLDNGYVGIAVERFNREYGIPGHTHGDEHEAEGSEEESVYADLKQTRVQLLSELNIGGKWIRKINTRAAFTDYEHAEIEDGMVGTLFENSTEELRFEALHNPFDGWNGGISFQYKHSDVAAQGSEAFTPPSEAQTLALAIMEEKHFGDFLLQLGGRVERVELEADQVLLPELDAHAHAGEEHNHEHGHEEATSTRVFSTDHEFTPVSLSAGLVWDFTPGYNIGISVSRSERAPSASELLSFGPHIGTRTYEIGALFAVENHDDHAHIGLTEAALDLETANNIDLTFRKTDGDVGFVFNAFYNVVDNYYYQTSTGLFAEAAHDHGGEDEHDNEEHVHATELPIYTFQTDDVILHGFEAQIAWQATDELKASFFSDYVRARLKDGGDLPRTPPLRFGTQFSYQTELLTANLDVTRYQEQDRIASYETSTDGYTLVDATVSYDLSLLDQDMMVYLKGSNLTDTEARVHTSFLKDIAPRPGRSFAIGVRGYF from the coding sequence ATGCGGAGAAAAACTCGAATGGCAGCGCTTATTAGCGCTTTATTGCCTGCTGTCGCTATGGCGCAATCGATTGAAGGCGTTGTAAATAACAGTAGTGGTAAAGCAGTGGCAGGTGCCACGGTAGAAATTGAAGGCACCAAATTTAAAACAAAAACCGATGAGAATGGCCGTTTTCTGTTAGAGAATTTAACCGCAAACGTAAACGAATTTCATATTTTTGCTTCAGGTTATGCCCATCTTCATCAGGAAATTGCCGTTGCGCAAGATGGCAGTAAAGAAGTTACGCTTACGTTAAAACGTTCTCCCATTGAGGTAGTCGATGTCGTTGCCTCGCCTATGCATATGTCGATAATGGAATCGGCTTCACCGGTTAGCGTGCTGGCGGGCGAAACGCTACGGCGCCAACAAGCTTCTACTCTGGGCGATAGCTTAGAGAAACTGCCGGGAGTTCACACAAACTTTCATGCGAACGTAGCCAGTACACCGGTTATTCGCGGCCTAAGCGGTCCTCGGGTGCTTATTGCACAAAATGGACTGGATGTCAGTGATGTCTCCCGCGTAGGGCCAGATCACTCTGTTGCCACCGAAGCTTCTACGGCACAACAAATTGAAGTGCTGCGTGGTCCGGCAACATTATTTTATGGCAGCGGCGCTATCGGTGGCGTAGTAAATGTAGTAGATGGACGTGTTCCCCCCGACACCACCACCCGCGGAGAATGGTTGTTAGAAACCAACTCGGTAGATGACAAAAAACTGGCGTCATTCAACATCACCACAGGTACTGAAACTATCGGTGTGTACGCAGACGGTTACTGGCGCGAATCCAACGATTACGACGTGCCTGTTGCGCCTGAATTAGATAACCACGAACAACAGGATTTTGTGGTTAAAAACAGTGGCGAGAAATCTAATGGCGTAACACTTGGCGTCAGTAAGCTATTGGATAACGGTTATGTCGGTATCGCTGTTGAACGTTTTAATCGCGAATATGGGATTCCTGGGCACACCCATGGCGATGAACATGAGGCTGAAGGTAGTGAAGAAGAAAGTGTATATGCCGATCTGAAGCAAACCCGGGTTCAACTGCTAAGTGAATTGAATATTGGCGGTAAATGGATTAGAAAAATTAATACCCGCGCTGCCTTTACTGACTACGAGCATGCTGAAATTGAGGACGGCATGGTAGGTACCCTGTTTGAAAACAGCACTGAGGAGCTGCGATTTGAAGCCCTTCATAATCCTTTTGATGGCTGGAATGGTGGCATAAGCTTCCAATACAAACATAGCGATGTGGCGGCGCAAGGCAGCGAAGCATTTACTCCCCCGTCGGAAGCCCAGACGCTGGCGCTGGCAATTATGGAAGAGAAGCATTTCGGCGACTTCCTGCTTCAGTTGGGCGGCCGCGTCGAACGGGTGGAACTGGAAGCAGATCAAGTACTACTCCCAGAATTAGATGCGCACGCTCATGCCGGCGAAGAACACAATCATGAACATGGTCACGAAGAAGCCACTTCCACCCGTGTCTTTAGCACCGATCATGAGTTTACCCCCGTTAGCTTATCTGCGGGTTTAGTATGGGATTTTACGCCTGGCTATAACATTGGCATTTCCGTTTCTCGTTCGGAACGCGCACCTTCTGCGTCTGAACTTCTCTCCTTCGGGCCTCACATAGGTACACGCACTTATGAAATTGGTGCGTTGTTCGCCGTCGAAAATCACGACGATCATGCTCACATTGGGTTAACTGAAGCAGCGCTTGACCTTGAAACAGCGAATAATATCGACCTGACATTCCGGAAAACGGACGGTGATGTTGGATTTGTATTCAACGCTTTCTATAACGTTGTCGATAATTATTACTATCAAACCTCTACCGGTCTTTTTGCTGAAGCTGCCCATGACCATGGTGGTGAGGACGAGCACGACAATGAAGAGCACGTGCATGCCACCGAATTGCCTATCTATACATTTCAAACCGATGACGTAATTTTACATGGCTTTGAAGCGCAAATTGCCTGGCAAGCCACTGATGAACTTAAGGCCAGTTTTTTCTCTGATTACGTTCGGGCGCGGCTAAAAGATGGCGGTGACTTACCGCGCACGCCACCGCTTCGATTTGGTACGCAGTTTAGTTATCAAACAGAACTATTGACCGCAAATCTTGATGTTACCCGGTATCAGGAGCAAGACCGCATCGCTTCTTATGAAACATCCACTGATGGCTACACGCTGGTTGATGCCACAGTGTCTTACGATTTGTCTTTGCTCGACCAGGACATGATGGTGTATCTGAAAGGCAGCAACCTTACCGATACAGAAGCCAGAGTTCACACTTCATTTCTTAAAGATATCGCTCCCCGCCCCGGTCGTAGTTTTGCCATTGGCGTTCGCGGATATTTTTAA
- a CDS encoding FlgO family outer membrane protein, whose product MKSFILITGMITTMLLAGCAHHHDPHFYNQSGNIQRYNQPNIVPLAGWSPPAHSYRPLHTHKLLSDYAEQMTMKLVENLRYVTVSTPVAVASFVELDSGLDKTNILGNQLAESFITELQEFGIAVVDYKTTGKILVNPNGDFAFSRNLSELSLHPTVQYVLSGTMTYNDRGVILNIRMVDLNSKVVVASSKGFIPHFVVESLHPQSARNALVLDSTD is encoded by the coding sequence TACAGGAATGATTACGACGATGCTATTAGCGGGATGCGCGCATCATCATGACCCTCATTTTTATAATCAATCAGGTAATATCCAACGTTATAATCAGCCAAATATTGTGCCACTTGCAGGCTGGAGCCCGCCAGCGCACAGCTACCGGCCACTACACACGCATAAGCTGCTAAGCGATTATGCTGAACAGATGACCATGAAGCTGGTGGAAAATTTACGCTATGTTACTGTTAGTACCCCCGTCGCAGTCGCTTCCTTTGTTGAGCTTGACAGCGGCTTGGATAAAACCAATATTCTTGGCAACCAATTAGCTGAAAGTTTTATTACCGAGCTACAAGAGTTTGGTATTGCCGTAGTAGATTACAAAACTACCGGTAAGATTCTTGTGAATCCAAATGGTGATTTTGCGTTTAGCCGCAACTTGTCAGAGCTAAGCCTACATCCGACTGTACAGTATGTATTGTCGGGAACTATGACCTATAACGATCGCGGCGTGATCTTAAATATTCGTATGGTGGATTTGAATAGCAAAGTTGTGGTTGCCTCCAGTAAAGGCTTTATTCCTCATTTTGTAGTTGAGTCATTGCACCCACAAAGTGCCCGAAACGCTCTGGTGTTGGACAGCACCGACTGA
- a CDS encoding DUF1826 domain-containing protein encodes MYQQNCNIQTIQCGDVALLKGELWEGNENAGLVHRSPPIAAGEKRLLLTLDYLPE; translated from the coding sequence CTGTATCAGCAAAACTGTAACATTCAAACAATACAATGCGGCGATGTTGCGTTGCTAAAAGGCGAGCTTTGGGAAGGCAACGAAAATGCCGGTTTGGTTCATCGCTCTCCACCTATAGCAGCGGGTGAAAAAAGGCTGTTGTTGACCCTGGATTACTTACCTGAATAA
- a CDS encoding ZrgA family zinc uptake protein, with product MTSNGIAILTGFVGTACFSVLPVKAQGHVHGEGTMHIVQDNNNWSVEIALPAADVLGFEHVPETTQQQQTVRDFASKFATSDKVVALNGECTLEDAHSSLPDHNEAQEHGHEKVSHAHSDIALTYRFSCQSTVSGVKVNLFQWLPSLNHIELQWAVADGQGASNLSPPNSAVTW from the coding sequence ATGACAAGCAATGGAATAGCCATACTGACAGGTTTTGTGGGGACAGCGTGTTTTTCGGTCTTGCCGGTTAAGGCGCAGGGGCATGTTCATGGCGAAGGTACGATGCATATCGTTCAGGACAATAACAACTGGAGCGTAGAAATTGCGCTGCCCGCTGCCGATGTCCTGGGGTTTGAGCATGTTCCCGAGACGACTCAGCAACAGCAAACCGTGCGCGATTTCGCCAGTAAATTTGCAACTTCTGACAAGGTTGTAGCGTTAAACGGAGAGTGTACGTTGGAGGATGCGCATTCGTCTTTACCAGACCACAATGAGGCTCAAGAACACGGGCATGAAAAGGTCAGCCATGCGCACAGTGATATTGCTTTGACATATCGCTTTTCTTGCCAATCAACAGTATCCGGGGTGAAGGTTAATCTTTTCCAATGGCTGCCTTCACTTAACCATATTGAGCTGCAATGGGCTGTGGCAGACGGGCAGGGCGCTTCAAATCTTAGCCCGCCAAACAGTGCAGTTACATGGTAG
- a CDS encoding Fur family transcriptional regulator: MVATTPGAVEQVVAAAQYLCEKRGGRLTQKRQRVLELLLQAERPMSAYDIMDAYNRYADTTIMAMSVYRILGFLESTHLVHRLHSANKYIACNYIICSCEHHTALLLICRSCQHVREIMLPTPVVNAISHQAEVTGFEPLGSQLEMSCLCENCKKSTKNLY, translated from the coding sequence ATGGTAGCCACAACACCGGGCGCAGTAGAACAGGTTGTCGCCGCAGCGCAGTATCTTTGTGAAAAGCGCGGCGGGCGGCTAACGCAAAAACGCCAACGGGTGCTTGAACTACTCCTGCAGGCTGAAAGGCCTATGTCTGCATATGACATTATGGATGCTTACAATCGATACGCAGACACGACCATTATGGCGATGTCTGTGTATCGGATTTTAGGTTTTCTTGAGTCGACACATCTGGTGCATCGCCTGCATTCAGCAAATAAGTACATTGCCTGTAACTACATTATTTGTTCTTGCGAGCATCACACGGCGTTATTGCTGATTTGTCGATCCTGTCAGCATGTGCGGGAAATTATGCTGCCAACACCGGTAGTTAATGCAATATCTCATCAAGCAGAGGTAACCGGGTTCGAACCGTTAGGTTCGCAGCTTGAAATGTCTTGCTTGTGCGAAAACTGCAAGAAATCGACTAAAAATCTTTATTAA
- a CDS encoding alkaline phosphatase PhoX: MISRRTFNQSLVALAFAGLSRHLLAFSSEAAPTRSGEFGYGALKPDPAGVLDLPEGFSYRIISSLGEKMADGQPVPDRADGMGCFYLDEERVVLVRNHELFPMRILDDQTNEETADDKTLASPLAYDSYKAGAPLPGGTTNIIYNLKQQRVEKQFQSLIGTIRNCSGGITPWNTWLTCEESVEKASDKISQNHGYVFEVPANAKALVDAKPIKAMGRFNHEAACVDPRSGVVYLTEDRDDSLLYRYVPNTPGELHKGGKLQALAIKDQPKFDSRNWNTVQMKTGEPLEVTWIDLSDVESPNDDLRLRGHAKGAALFARGEGIHWATNELYFCCTSGGAKQVGQIMRYVPSEAEGQQAEATSPGKLELFVESPDVQTFNYGDNITVAPNGHLLVCEDQYTDVVDNHLRGVTPEGQVYDFAKVHVQTEPAGACFSPDGSTLFVNLYSPATTLAITGPWENLQA, from the coding sequence ATGATTTCAAGGCGCACCTTTAACCAAAGTCTGGTTGCATTAGCATTTGCGGGGTTGTCCCGCCACCTTCTCGCTTTTTCCTCAGAAGCCGCGCCAACCCGCTCAGGAGAATTCGGATATGGGGCGCTGAAACCCGATCCTGCAGGGGTTCTTGATCTTCCGGAAGGCTTTTCGTACCGCATTATTTCATCATTAGGTGAAAAAATGGCTGATGGACAACCCGTGCCGGATCGTGCCGATGGCATGGGATGTTTTTATCTGGATGAAGAACGGGTGGTATTGGTACGAAACCATGAATTGTTTCCTATGCGGATCCTTGATGACCAGACAAATGAAGAAACTGCCGACGATAAAACTTTAGCATCGCCTCTCGCTTACGATAGTTACAAAGCTGGTGCGCCACTACCCGGTGGCACCACCAATATTATTTATAACCTTAAACAGCAGCGGGTGGAAAAGCAGTTCCAGTCATTAATTGGAACTATCCGTAATTGTTCTGGGGGCATTACGCCTTGGAACACATGGTTAACGTGTGAAGAATCGGTAGAAAAAGCGTCTGATAAAATCAGCCAGAATCACGGCTACGTATTTGAAGTACCGGCCAATGCCAAAGCGCTGGTGGACGCCAAGCCAATTAAAGCCATGGGTCGCTTCAATCACGAAGCTGCATGCGTTGATCCACGTTCTGGCGTGGTGTATTTAACCGAAGATCGCGACGATAGCTTGCTGTACCGTTACGTTCCTAATACACCTGGTGAACTGCATAAAGGCGGGAAGCTACAAGCGCTGGCTATTAAAGACCAACCTAAATTTGACAGCCGCAACTGGAATACGGTGCAGATGAAAACCGGTGAACCATTAGAAGTCACCTGGATAGACCTTTCTGACGTTGAAAGTCCAAATGACGATTTACGTCTGCGAGGTCACGCCAAAGGTGCTGCCTTATTTGCGCGCGGTGAAGGTATTCATTGGGCAACTAACGAACTATATTTTTGCTGTACCAGCGGCGGCGCCAAACAGGTGGGGCAAATTATGCGGTATGTACCGTCAGAAGCGGAAGGACAACAGGCTGAAGCGACGTCTCCGGGTAAACTTGAGCTGTTTGTTGAAAGCCCGGATGTGCAAACATTTAATTATGGTGACAATATTACCGTCGCGCCCAATGGTCATTTACTGGTGTGTGAAGATCAATATACCGATGTTGTGGATAATCATCTTCGCGGTGTTACACCTGAAGGACAGGTTTACGATTTTGCTAAAGTTCACGTACAAACTGAACCGGCGGGCGCGTGCTTCTCTCCTGACGGCAGCACGCTGTTTGTGAATCTGTATTCTCCTGCCACAACGTTAGCCATCACCGGCCCATGGGAAAACCTGCAGGCGTAA
- a CDS encoding 5-methyltetrahydrofolate--homocysteine methyltransferase, which translates to MTKTFQLNWLAAAIGTLLLTGCGDAETTIVEQDPIEVPGDDHDDDHNHDDGLIDSLGRLAVTSAESNEAVIYDLDDNSLLDTFPLTHESSAVSSSAGYRYAVFTTRTQDHVGFIDGGLWREDHVDHLHDYEQAPVMSDYALSGSRPTHVVTHDGKMAVFYDGDAEAGTTASVQVVNDTDISSETADLPTLPYNINMHGVAEPRGEHLLATIRRDDALNTSANKVLPDQIGVFHWHDGEYEQEQVLEVDCPDLHGAAQNVDYNAFGCSDGIMVAHQHDTEYHAVKIPNVESLGGLRVGSIFAHEDSDSFFGVASQHSGGAAILVNINPVENDMEMVDWEPATDAQAISYSYSADGDHFLILDNQGFLTVLTPHDHDGHSHWEFDKRINISEEDVATMPEGQSFSMAISYSSNIVYVADPIAQHVLAIDLESSETVSDIPLDFAPAGIAWMGIPETEHAH; encoded by the coding sequence ATGACAAAAACTTTTCAGCTTAACTGGCTTGCCGCAGCAATTGGCACTTTACTTTTAACGGGTTGCGGCGATGCAGAAACTACCATTGTTGAACAAGACCCCATTGAAGTGCCTGGTGATGATCACGACGATGACCATAATCACGATGATGGTCTTATTGATAGTTTAGGAAGACTTGCCGTCACCTCCGCAGAAAGTAATGAAGCCGTGATTTACGATTTGGACGATAACAGCTTACTTGATACCTTCCCATTGACCCATGAATCCAGTGCAGTTTCCTCGTCAGCCGGTTACCGCTATGCCGTATTTACCACCCGAACTCAAGACCACGTTGGTTTTATTGACGGTGGGTTGTGGCGCGAAGATCATGTTGATCACTTGCATGATTATGAACAAGCACCGGTAATGAGCGACTACGCGCTTAGTGGCAGTCGCCCTACCCATGTGGTAACGCATGATGGAAAAATGGCAGTGTTTTATGACGGAGACGCCGAAGCAGGCACGACGGCTTCCGTTCAGGTAGTAAACGACACCGATATCAGTAGTGAAACTGCCGACTTGCCAACCCTTCCTTACAATATAAACATGCATGGTGTGGCGGAACCTCGTGGCGAACACCTGCTGGCTACCATTCGCCGCGACGATGCGTTAAATACGTCAGCCAATAAAGTACTGCCGGATCAAATTGGTGTATTCCACTGGCACGACGGTGAATACGAACAAGAACAAGTGCTTGAGGTCGACTGCCCGGACTTACATGGTGCGGCGCAGAATGTGGATTATAATGCATTTGGTTGCAGTGACGGCATCATGGTCGCCCACCAGCACGATACCGAATATCACGCGGTAAAAATTCCAAATGTCGAAAGTTTAGGCGGTCTGCGAGTTGGCTCCATTTTCGCCCACGAAGACAGCGATTCCTTTTTCGGCGTGGCATCACAACATTCTGGTGGTGCGGCAATACTGGTTAACATTAATCCGGTAGAAAACGACATGGAAATGGTAGACTGGGAACCTGCCACCGATGCTCAGGCGATTTCCTACAGCTACTCAGCTGACGGTGACCACTTTCTCATATTAGATAATCAGGGCTTTCTCACTGTGCTTACTCCACACGACCATGACGGGCACAGCCATTGGGAATTTGATAAACGTATTAATATTTCAGAAGAAGATGTTGCAACCATGCCAGAAGGGCAATCTTTTAGCATGGCAATTTCTTATAGCTCGAATATAGTCTATGTTGCTGATCCAATTGCTCAACATGTTCTTGCTATTGATCTTGAGTCTTCGGAAACCGTTAGTGATATTCCATTAGACTTTGCGCCTGCTGGAATTGCCTGGATGGGTATACCTGAAACAGAGCACGCACATTAA